In Papaver somniferum cultivar HN1 chromosome 1, ASM357369v1, whole genome shotgun sequence, a genomic segment contains:
- the LOC113305023 gene encoding NEP1-interacting protein 1-like isoform X1: MGDFGIKILSRILERIFVAGITCIFALGGAIVGIITGAITGQTTETGFVRGAGIGAVAGAIVAVELLESLLNGDSSSKVGMFGSLINGKIFREWVCPAMLKAYQWQDQLFVSFISLQVGTLETSYMEISDIFDVQGTRGMPPDSVDKLPKFNIIRNGTVDHCGENNSCSICLQDFHEGEITRELPNCKHLFHLLCIDGWLIIQASCPVCRKDV, from the exons ATGGGTGATTTTGGAATAAAGATTTTGTCAAGAATATTGGAAAGAATTTTTGTTGCTGGGATCACCTGCATTTTTGCACTAG GAGGGGCAATTGTTGGAATTATTACAGGAGCAATCACAGGACAAACAACAGAAACAGGGTTTGTTCGCGGAGCTGGAATTGGTGCCGTGGCTGGTGCTATTGTTGCTGTTGAGTTGCTGGAGTCCTTGCTCAATGGTGATTCATCGTCTAAG GTAGGAATGTTTGGAAGCTTAATAAATGGAAAGATATTTCGGGAATGGGTTTGCCCAGCAATGCTCAAGGCTTATCAATGGCAG GACCAACTTTTTGTCAGTTTTATTTCATTGCAGGTGGGAACACTGGAAACGAGTTATATGGAAATATCTGACATTTTCGATGTTCAAGGGACCAGAGGAATGCCTCCTGACTCTGTTGATAAACTCCCAAAGTTCAACATTATTCGCAATGGAACCGTGGATCACTGTGGCGAGAACAACTCTTGTTCAATATGCTTACAG GATTTCCACGAGGGTGAAATCACAAGGGAACTACCAAATTGTAAACATCTGTTTCATTTGCTTTGCATTGACGGATGGCTAATTATTCAAGCATCTTGCCCAGTCTGTCGAAAGGATGTTTAA
- the LOC113305023 gene encoding NEP1-interacting protein 1-like isoform X3 has protein sequence MGDFGIKILSRILERIFVAGITCIFALGGAIVGIITGAITGQTTETGFVRGAGIGAVAGAIVAVELLESLLNGDSSSKVGMFGSLINGKIFREWVCPAMLKAYQWQDQLFVSFISLQVGTLETSYMEISDIFDVQGTRGMPPDSVDKLPKFNIIRNGTVDHCGENNSCSICLQHSNCR, from the exons ATGGGTGATTTTGGAATAAAGATTTTGTCAAGAATATTGGAAAGAATTTTTGTTGCTGGGATCACCTGCATTTTTGCACTAG GAGGGGCAATTGTTGGAATTATTACAGGAGCAATCACAGGACAAACAACAGAAACAGGGTTTGTTCGCGGAGCTGGAATTGGTGCCGTGGCTGGTGCTATTGTTGCTGTTGAGTTGCTGGAGTCCTTGCTCAATGGTGATTCATCGTCTAAG GTAGGAATGTTTGGAAGCTTAATAAATGGAAAGATATTTCGGGAATGGGTTTGCCCAGCAATGCTCAAGGCTTATCAATGGCAG GACCAACTTTTTGTCAGTTTTATTTCATTGCAGGTGGGAACACTGGAAACGAGTTATATGGAAATATCTGACATTTTCGATGTTCAAGGGACCAGAGGAATGCCTCCTGACTCTGTTGATAAACTCCCAAAGTTCAACATTATTCGCAATGGAACCGTGGATCACTGTGGCGAGAACAACTCTTGTTCAATATGCTTACAG CACAGCAACTGTAGATAG
- the LOC113305023 gene encoding NEP1-interacting protein 1-like isoform X2 has translation MGDFGIKILSRILERIFVAGITCIFALGGAIVGIITGAITGQTTETGFVRGAGIGAVAGAIVAVELLESLLNGDSSSKVGMFGSLINGKIFREWVCPAMLKAYQWQVGTLETSYMEISDIFDVQGTRGMPPDSVDKLPKFNIIRNGTVDHCGENNSCSICLQDFHEGEITRELPNCKHLFHLLCIDGWLIIQASCPVCRKDV, from the exons ATGGGTGATTTTGGAATAAAGATTTTGTCAAGAATATTGGAAAGAATTTTTGTTGCTGGGATCACCTGCATTTTTGCACTAG GAGGGGCAATTGTTGGAATTATTACAGGAGCAATCACAGGACAAACAACAGAAACAGGGTTTGTTCGCGGAGCTGGAATTGGTGCCGTGGCTGGTGCTATTGTTGCTGTTGAGTTGCTGGAGTCCTTGCTCAATGGTGATTCATCGTCTAAG GTAGGAATGTTTGGAAGCTTAATAAATGGAAAGATATTTCGGGAATGGGTTTGCCCAGCAATGCTCAAGGCTTATCAATGGCAG GTGGGAACACTGGAAACGAGTTATATGGAAATATCTGACATTTTCGATGTTCAAGGGACCAGAGGAATGCCTCCTGACTCTGTTGATAAACTCCCAAAGTTCAACATTATTCGCAATGGAACCGTGGATCACTGTGGCGAGAACAACTCTTGTTCAATATGCTTACAG GATTTCCACGAGGGTGAAATCACAAGGGAACTACCAAATTGTAAACATCTGTTTCATTTGCTTTGCATTGACGGATGGCTAATTATTCAAGCATCTTGCCCAGTCTGTCGAAAGGATGTTTAA